In Laribacter hongkongensis DSM 14985, the following are encoded in one genomic region:
- a CDS encoding helix-turn-helix transcriptional regulator, which yields MQNQVIALPQTGFVRQPLLVGDRRTGTPGVLPFSASTLWRRVRNGTFPAPLRLSERVTAWRAEDVRAWIESAGECQQ from the coding sequence ATGCAAAACCAAGTCATCGCCCTTCCCCAAACCGGATTTGTCCGTCAGCCCCTGCTGGTGGGCGACCGCCGTACCGGAACCCCCGGCGTCCTGCCGTTCTCTGCCTCTACGCTTTGGAGGCGTGTCCGTAATGGAACCTTTCCCGCTCCCCTAAGGCTCTCCGAGCGCGTGACAGCGTGGCGAGCCGAGGACGTCCGGGCATGGATTGAATCTGCCGGGGAGTGCCAGCAATGA